GCTGCGCCGCGCCCTGGAGGGGCTGCCCGCGGACGTGCGCATCGCGGTGCTGGACTCCTGTGCCTCGGGGGCGTTCGCGCGCCGCAAGGGCGGCTCGCCCCGGCCCGCCTTCCTCGTGGATGCCGGCAGCCGGGTGACGGGGCAGGCCATCCTCACCTCGTCCAGCGAGGACGAGGCCTCCCAGGAGTCGGATCGGCTGGGGGGCTCCTTCTTCACCCACCACCTCATCTCCGGGCTGCGGGGCGCGGCGGACATGACGCGGGATGGACGGGTGACGCTCAACGAGGCCTACCAGTTCGCCTTCCACGAGACGCTCTCGCGCACCGAGCGCACCCAGCGAGGCGCCCAGCACCCGGCCTATGACATCGAGCTGGCGGGCACGGGAGACCTGGTGATGACCGATCTGCGCGCGACCTCCGCGGCGCTGGTGTTGACCGACTCGCTGGAGGGGCGGCTCTTCGTGCGCGACGAGGCGGGGCGGCTCGTCGTGGAGGTGATGAAGGTGGCGGGGCGGTCCACGGAGCTGGGCCTGGCGCCCGGACGCTACCGGGTGCGGCGCGAGGTGGACGGCGGGCTGTCCGAGGCGTCCTTCGTGCTCGCCGAGGGCCGGAGCACGCAACTGGTGACGGCGAGCTTCTCCTCGGTGCTGGGCGAGGCCACGGTGTCGCGGGGCGGTCCGGTGGAAGAGGTGAAGGAGGCCGTCCCCGGCCGCCGGCGTCTGGCCTTCAACTTCGGCATCGCGCCGGCGGTGAGCAGCAATGACTGGTTCGCGCGGGGCGCGGAGGTGGAGAACGGGTGGGCGTTTGGGTTCATGAACCACGCCGCGGCCCTGAAGGGAGGCGTGTCCCTGTCGGTGTTGTCGAACGGCTACGGCGACGAGTCGGACGGGGCGCTGGTCACGGCGGGGGTGAACGTGGTGGGCGGGGGCATGCGGGGGGCACAGGTGTCCTCGATCCTCAACGTCACGGGCCGGGAGCAGCGCGGCGTGCAGTTGACGGGTGGGGTGAACGTGGCGGGTGGGGACATGCGGGGCACGCAGGTGTCCTCGATCCTCAACGTCACGGGCCGGGAGCAGCGGGGCGTGCAGCTCACGGGGGGGATGAACCTGGCGGGCGGGAGCATGGTGGGAGGCCAGATCGCGGGAGCGGTGAACACGGTGGGCGGGACGATGTCGGGCTTCCAGGTGAGCGGGGCCGTCAACCAGGCGCGGAGCGTCTCGGGGTTGCAGCTCTCGCTCGTCAACGTGGGCGGGGACGTGTCCGGCGCGCAGGTGGGGATCGTCAACGTGGGCAAGGTGGTGCGCGGCGCGCAGGTGGGGCTCATCAACGTGGCCGAGGAGGTGCACGGCGCGCCCGTGGGGTTGCTCTCCTTCGTGAAGCAGGGGCAGTTCCACCTGGAGCTGTGGTCGAGCGACATCCACCTCACCAACGTGGGCGTGAAGCTGGGCGGCCGGCACGTGTACTCCACGTTCGTGGGGGGCATCGATCCGACGCAGCGGCTCCAGAGCTTCACCCTGGGCTTCGGGCTGGGCGTGCACATCCCCCTGGGGACGACACGCTTCTGGGTGGACGTGGACGCGGTGGGCCACAGCGTGTACCTGCTCCGGGATCCTCTCGAGGGAAACAACCTGCTGGCCCAGGCCCGGGCGATGGTGGGCTTCCAGATCCTCCCGCGGCTCGCGGTGTTCGCCGCGCCCACGTACAACGTCTACTTCGCCTTCTCGCCCGAGGAGCGGCGTGACATGACGCGGTTCACGCCGCGCGAGCTTTCGCTGGGCGGTGGCGGCTCGATGCAGTACTGGCCCGGCATCCAGCTCGGCCTGCGCATCTGAGCGGGGCCTTCACCCGGGCGGCTTCCCGCCGGCCGCCCGGGCCCGCACCTTCTCCGCGACGTCCGGCCGGATGTTCTCCGCGCCCTTCTCCGCCATGTCAGAGGTATCGGCCGGAGCGCGGCCCTCGGCCCGGTTCGTGTGGGGGCTGTGCGCCCTTTTCTCCGTCGGGGGTGGGCCCGTCCTTCTGGTATGGCGAGCCGCCAGGAGGAACAATCGATGCGTTCTGGTCGTCCGTCCGTGGTGTCCGCTTCATCCGCCCTGATGGGCCTGCTCGCGTGTGTCCTGGCGAGCGGCTGTGCCCACATCCCTCGCTCCGAGAACAAGGCCCGGGAGACCCAGGACCAGGGGCCGGTGATCGCGGACACGGCGCAGGGTCAGGTGCGCGGAGCCACCCTCGATGGCATCCGCGTCTTCAAGGGCATCGCCTACGGAGGTCCCACCTCGGGCAAGAACCGCTTCATGCCCCCCACGCGGCCCGAGTCGTGGAGCGGTGTGAAGGATGCGCTCGCGTTCGGCCCGCGCTGTGCCCAGCGCAGCGCCATTGGCGCGAACGTGGCCCCCGAGGTCATCTCGGCGCTCGTCACTCCCGACACGAAGGAGATGAGCGAGGACTGCCTGCGCCTGAACATCTGGACGCCCAACGTGGCGGATGGCGGCAAGCGCCCGGTCATGGTCTGGCTGCACGGCGGGGGCTTCGTCGAGGGCTCCGGCTCGGCCGCCATGTATGACGGGACCGCGCTCGCGAAGCGGGGTGACGTCGTGGTCGTCACGCTCAACCACCGGCTGGGCGTGTTCGGCTACCTGTACCCGGGCGCCGCGGCGGGCGAGGCGTGGGCCTCCTCGGGCAACGCGGGCATGCTCGACATCGTCGCGGCGCTGCAGTGGGTGCGCGACAACATCGCCTCGTTCGGCGGTGACCCGGGCAACGTCACCCTCTTCGGCGAGTCGGGCGGCGGCATGAAGGTGACGCTCCTGCTCGCCATGCCCGCGGCGCAGGGGCTGTTCCACCGCGCCATCAGCCAGAGTGGGGCCATGTTGAAGGCGCTGGCGCCCGAGCCGGCGGCCACGCAGGCCGGAGAGGTGCTCGCCGAGCTCGGCCTCAAGCCCGGTGACTTCGCCTCGCTGCAGGAGCTTCCCGTGGAGAAGGTGCTGGACGCCCAGACCGCGGTGCTCAAGAAGAACCGGGGCGCGTTCAGCTTCAACTCGCCCTTCACGCCCGTGGCCGATGGGACGGTGCTGCCCGGCCATCCGTTCACTCCCGAGGCTCCGGCCCTCTCGGCCAACGTGCCCCTGCTCATCGGCACCAACAAGGACGAGATGACGCTCTTCCTCTACGGACAGACGTCGCTCATGACCGATGGCATGGCGCGCATGGGCATTGGCCGGATCGCGGGGGAGGCGGCCGGTCCGCTCTTCGATCACTACCGCGAGCGGCTGCCCGACGCCTCGGCCAAGGAGGTGCTCATGACCGCGGGCAGTGACATGTTCCGCGCGTCCTCGCTCCTCGTCGCCGAGCGCAAGGCGGCCCAGCAGGCCCCCGTCTACGTGTACCAGTTCGACTGGGAGACGCCCGTGCTCGACGGCAAGCTCAAGGCCACGCACGCCCTGGAGATTCCCTTCGTCTTCGACAACGTGGACCTGATGCCGAGCCTCACCGGCCGCGCCCCCGAGCTCGCGGGGCTCGCCGACCAGATGAGCACCGCGTGGATCTTCTTCGCCCGCTCGGGCAACCCCCAGCACCCGGGCATCCCCGAGTGGCCCGCCTATGACGCGCAGCGGCGCGCCACGATGCTCTTCAACCTCCAGTCCCAGGTGCGGAGCGATCCGGGACGCGAGGAGCGCCTGCTCTGGCAATCAGTCTTCACGAAATGAGCCCGGTGCCCGGAGGACTCCTTCCTCCGGGCGTCAGCGGCCCATGCTTCGCGCTACAGTCCGCGAGCTTTCCCAGGAGGTCGAGACATGGGCTGCTGTCATCACTATCAGACGGTCGCGGAGGGCTGTGACTCGGCCTTCACGGTGGACACCTCGCGCGTCACCTTCGGCCGGGGCTGTCTGGCGGAGGTGGGCGAGCGGGCCCGGGCGCTCGGGATGACGCGCGTGGCGTTGTTCTCGGACGAGCGCCTCGCCCGGCTTCCGTTCTTCCAGACAGTGCTCCAGTCGTTGAAAGCGGCGGGCCTGGACGTGGTGCCCTACACCCACGTGCACGTCGAGCCCACGGACCAATCGATCCTGGAGGCGGCGCGCTTCGCCGCCGAGGCGCGGCCGGATGGCTACGTCTCCCTGGGTGGCGGCTCGGTCATCGACACCTGCAAGGGCGCCAACCTCTACGCCACGCACCCGGCGGACTTCCTCGCCTACGTCAACGCCCCCGTGGGCGAGGGGCGCGCGGTGCCCGGTCCGCTCGAGCCGCACATCGCCTGTCCCACCACCTCGGGCACGGGCAGCGAGGTCACCGGCATCACCATCTTCGATCTGTTGTCGCTGGGGGCGAAGACGGGCATCGCCTCGCCCCGGCTGCGTCCCACCGAGGCGCTCATCGATCCGGACTGCACCGCGACCCTTCCCAGCGAGGTGACGGCCGCCAGTGGGATGGACGTGCTCTCCCACGCCCTGGAGTCCTATACGGCGCGGCCCTACGTGCGCCGCCCCGCGCCCGCGCGGCCGAGCCTGCGGCCCATGAGCCAGGGGGCCAATCCCTGGAGCGATCTGGGCTGCCGCGAGGCGCTGCGCCTGATGGGGCAGTACCTGGAGCGCGCGGTGACGGACGCGGAGGATCGCGAGGCGCGCGAGCAGCTCATGTGGGCCTCCACGCTGGCCGGCATCGCCTTTGGCAACGCCGGAGTCCACGCGCCCCATGGCATGGCCTACGCCGTGGCGGGGGCGGTGCGCGACTTCCGCCCCTCGGGCTACCCGCAGGAGGAGCCCCTGGTGCCGCACGGCATGGCCGTCATCGTCAATGCGCCGGCGGTGTTCCGCTACACCGCGGAGGTGAGTCCCGAGCGGCACCTGGAAGCCGCGCAGTGGCTGGGCGCGGACGTGCGCGGGGCCACGCCCGGGGACGCGGGCGAGGTACTCGCGGGCCGGGTGCTCCAGCTCATGCGCGCGGTGGGCATGCCCAACGGACTGAGCGGGGTGGGGTACACCGAGGCGGATGTCGACACCCTCACCGAAGGTGCCTTTCCCCAGCAGCGCCTGCTGCAGAACGCTCCCCGGGACATGAGCAAGCCCGTGCTCTCCGGACTGTTCCGTCAGGCGTTGCGCTACTGGTAACCCCGCGGAGACCACGCCCGTGTCCGACGCCGAGACCGCCAATCACTATCGTTACTTCCTGCCCATCACCACGCGGTGGATGGACAACGACGCCTACGGCCACATCAACAACGTCACCTACTACAGCTACTTCGACACGGTGGCCAATCACTACCTCATCCACGAGGGCGGGCTGGACATCCTCGCGAGCCCCGTCATCGGCCTGGTGGTGGAGTCCAAGTGCTCCTACCACGCGCCGCTCGCCTATCCGGATGCGCTCCGGGCGGGGCTGCGCGTGGACAAGCTGGGCAACCGCTCGGTGACGTACGGCATTGGCATCTTCAAGCAGGGCGAGGAGCGCGCCGCCGCCCACGGCTACTTCGTGCATGTCTTCGTGGACCGGCACACCCGCAAGGCCGTCGCCATTCCCGAGCGCCTGCGCGCGGCACTCGAGCGGCTCCTGCCGGCGTGAACGACATGGGGGGAGATCCCAGGGCACAAGGGGCCTCATCCCGAGGAGTACCATCAGGAGGTTTATGATCGGCTCGAGAAGGCAGTCAGGCGCCGCGAAACCACGGTGCAGTGTCGGGAGGCGCTCACCCGGGAATTGGGGAAGCTGGCCGAGCAAATCAAGTACGTAGACGAGCTCGCTGCCACCCCCAGGGCCATCTGCTACACATGGCCGGGCTATCGGCAGAACTGCGCGCTCTCCGGAAGCTCCACCTGCTCGAGCGCCCGGTTCACTTCCCGGATGGGGAGGGCCGCATCGACGAGCACGGTGCCCTCTGGCCCCTCCCTTTTGTACTATTGAAGGTAGTAGAGAGCCGGGGCACGATGGAGGCATTGTGAAGAAGCGCACCTGGGAACCGCTGGGCCGCTTGGAAACGGCCGTCATGGATGTCGTCTGGGCCCGTGCCCCGGTCACGGCTCGCGAGGTGTGCGACCGGATGACGGGGGCCGAGGAGCGGGCCTACACCACCATCATGACCACGATGGACCGGCTCCACCGCAAGGGGCTGCTCGTTCGCGAGAAGGACGGGCTGGCCTGGCGGTACGCGCCCGCGCTCGGCAAGGTCGAGTTCGAGAAGGCACTCGCGGATGGACTGGCGGCGGGAATCCTTCAGGCGCACGGCGAGGTCGCGCTCTCGGCCTTCGTCGATGCGGCGGCCGAGGTCGATGAGGGGCTGCTCGACCAGTTGGCGCAGCTCATCGCCCAGCGGCGCAAGGGGCGCGGGTGATGGCGGCCCTGGCCTTCCTCCTGGAGTGTGCGGCGACGGCGGCTCTCATCGGGCTGGCCGTCTCGCTGCTCGTGTGGCCGGCGCTTCTGGCCCTCCGAGGCCGGGTGTTGCGGCGCGTTCCGTCGCTCCGGGCGGATCTGGCCTTCGTGCTCGGCACGCTCCCCGCGCTGGCCTCGATGGGGGTGGTGGCCGCCGCTGGTGCGCCTTCGTTCGCCGCGGCGCTCGGTCTGGTGGCTGACCACTGTCTGGGTCACGGGCACCACGTACACCTGTGCTTCGTCCACTCGACGCACGTGAGACCGCTCCTGGCGGCGGTGGGGGCCTTCTCGCTCGCCGTGTTTCTCTTCCGTGCCGGAGGACTCGTCCTTCGGTTGATGCGGATGCAGGCGCGGTTGGCCGCCCTCGAATCGCTTGGCACCTCGCGCCCGGGGCTCTTCTCCATCGTCGCGGTCCCCGGGGCTCCGCAGCTCTGCCATGCGGTTGGATTCGTGCGCCGGCGCATCCTGCTCTCGGCCACTCTGGAGGAGTCGCTCACCCCGACGGAGCTGCGTTCGGCACTGGCGCACGAGGAGGCCCACCTGCGCCGTCGAGATCCGTTGCTCGGGCTGCTCCTCGGGGTGGCCGGGCTCTTCGCCGCGCCGTTCCTCGCACGCGCCTGCGCAGCCGTCTACCAGACGGCCGCGGAGGAGGCATGCGATGCCGAAGCGGCGGCGACGGTGGGTGATGGGGGGCTGGTGGCGGGCGCGCTCGTCAAGGTGGCGGCTCTCCAGCGGAAGCTCTCCCACGTCGCAGGGGCGGCGCCTGCCTTCGGGGCACTCGCACTGGAGCGCCGTGTCCGGCTCCTCCTCGACGAGGAGGCGCGAGCCATCACGGCGCAGGCCCTTCGCGTCGCCGGAGCCGTGGCCCTCGCCGCCGGGCTGTTGGTCCTTGCTCACATCGCCTTCCTCCACCACGCGGTGGAGACGGCCCTCCATCTCCTTTTCTGAGAGCCCCAGGCCATGTGCATGCGCTCGCCCCCTCGGAGTCCGTCTTCCCCTACTATCCTGGGTAGTATCGCCCTCTTCTTGTTGTTGAGCGGTACGGCCGTGGCCCAGCCCACGCTCGACGAATCGCAATACGTGGAGCGGGTGCTCTCCGTGAGCCTGGAGGCCCGCGTCGCCGAGCTCGAAGCCGCGCTCGGCCGTGCCGAAGCCGTGGGCGTCGGCTTGTGGCCCAACCCCGAGCTGGGGTGGGAGCGCCAGAAGACAACCTCCGGAACACGGGAAGGGGAGAGCCAGGATGTGCTGGTGGCCTCCATCCCCCTGGTGCTCTCCGGACGGCTGGGGTTGGAGCGCGAGGCAGCGGACCAGAACGCGAGGGCCGCCGAGGCACGGCATGAGTGGGCCCGGGCCGGCCTGCGGCATGAGGCGACGAGGGCGTTCTCCGCGGTGCTGGCGGCTCGGGAGCGCCGGTCCATCCTGGAGCAGTCACTCGCCGAGCTGCGGCGCCTGGCCGAGGCCATTGCCACCCGCGAGCGGGCGGGGGAGGCGGCCGGCTACGACAGGCTGCGCATCGAGCTGGAGGCGGCGACGGTGCGGGATGCGCTGCGCGGCGCCGTTCTGGACGAGCAGCAGGCCGAAGCCCAGGCGCTGCGGCTCCTCGGGCCCGGGGTGACGGAGCTGCCCTCGTTCAAGGGCTCTCTTCAGGTGGAGCGACCCCTGCCGGAGGGGGCCTCGCTGTTGGCGGAACTCGAAGAACGGCGTGGCGACCTGCGCGCCCTCGCGCTCGAAGCCAGTGGCGCGCAGGCCGCCCAGCGTGCGGCGGGCCGGGGTTGGATTCCGGAGCCCTCCGTCCGCGCGGGCGCGCAATTCCTCGACGTGGGACTGCCGGGTGCCGGGGTGGGGTACGTGGTCGGCGTGGGGCTGCCGCTGCCTTTCTTCGACCGCCGGCAAGGCGAGGCGGCCCGGGCGGAAGCGCGTCGGGGACTCGCCGAAGCACGTCGCGCGGCACTACTCCACGAAGCACGGACCCGGCTCGCGGTCGTTCTCGAGGCGGTGTCTGGCCGGCGGGAGAGACAGGCGCGGCACCGGACCGACGTGCTCGGACGTGCGCAGGAGCTGCGCCAGATCGCCGCGACTGCCTACCGGGGTGGAGGTGCTGAGCTCCTCGTCCTGGTGGATGCCGAGCGTGCCGCCCGTGAGGCTCTGCTGACCGCTGTCGAGCTGGCGGTGTCCCTGGTCGAGGCGGAGACAGATCTTCTTCTTCTCGCGGGTGCCTATGACGGCGCCTCGCCCCGGAGTGCCACCCGATGAGCCGTTCCCTCCTTCTCGTCCTCTCCCTGGCGTGCATGCTCGCCTGCAAGCGGGCCCCGAGTGACCACGGCCATGAGCACGGCGCCGGGCGAGGCCATGAGCATGGAGCCGCTTCCACCAGCGAGCCGGAGCGCCCAGACGAATCCGTCACCGTCTACCAGGAGGGTCTGGAACTGTTCATGGAGTACCCGGCGTTCGTGGTGG
This genomic interval from Cystobacter ferrugineus contains the following:
- a CDS encoding M56 family metallopeptidase, which encodes MAALAFLLECAATAALIGLAVSLLVWPALLALRGRVLRRVPSLRADLAFVLGTLPALASMGVVAAAGAPSFAAALGLVADHCLGHGHHVHLCFVHSTHVRPLLAAVGAFSLAVFLFRAGGLVLRLMRMQARLAALESLGTSRPGLFSIVAVPGAPQLCHAVGFVRRRILLSATLEESLTPTELRSALAHEEAHLRRRDPLLGLLLGVAGLFAAPFLARACAAVYQTAAEEACDAEAAATVGDGGLVAGALVKVAALQRKLSHVAGAAPAFGALALERRVRLLLDEEARAITAQALRVAGAVALAAGLLVLAHIAFLHHAVETALHLLF
- a CDS encoding hydroxyacid-oxoacid transhydrogenase, giving the protein MGCCHHYQTVAEGCDSAFTVDTSRVTFGRGCLAEVGERARALGMTRVALFSDERLARLPFFQTVLQSLKAAGLDVVPYTHVHVEPTDQSILEAARFAAEARPDGYVSLGGGSVIDTCKGANLYATHPADFLAYVNAPVGEGRAVPGPLEPHIACPTTSGTGSEVTGITIFDLLSLGAKTGIASPRLRPTEALIDPDCTATLPSEVTAASGMDVLSHALESYTARPYVRRPAPARPSLRPMSQGANPWSDLGCREALRLMGQYLERAVTDAEDREAREQLMWASTLAGIAFGNAGVHAPHGMAYAVAGAVRDFRPSGYPQEEPLVPHGMAVIVNAPAVFRYTAEVSPERHLEAAQWLGADVRGATPGDAGEVLAGRVLQLMRAVGMPNGLSGVGYTEADVDTLTEGAFPQQRLLQNAPRDMSKPVLSGLFRQALRYW
- a CDS encoding caspase family protein; the encoded protein is MSRMISVLLWSALLLGSTVADAAPANTNNGVRRLALLVGVNDGGPERTRLRYAATDAQSFSQVLGELGGVAPSDRVLLLETGRAGLLEGFERMKRLVASSKASGASRVEVLLYYSGHSDETGLLLQGERLTYGELRRALEGLPADVRIAVLDSCASGAFARRKGGSPRPAFLVDAGSRVTGQAILTSSSEDEASQESDRLGGSFFTHHLISGLRGAADMTRDGRVTLNEAYQFAFHETLSRTERTQRGAQHPAYDIELAGTGDLVMTDLRATSAALVLTDSLEGRLFVRDEAGRLVVEVMKVAGRSTELGLAPGRYRVRREVDGGLSEASFVLAEGRSTQLVTASFSSVLGEATVSRGGPVEEVKEAVPGRRRLAFNFGIAPAVSSNDWFARGAEVENGWAFGFMNHAAALKGGVSLSVLSNGYGDESDGALVTAGVNVVGGGMRGAQVSSILNVTGREQRGVQLTGGVNVAGGDMRGTQVSSILNVTGREQRGVQLTGGMNLAGGSMVGGQIAGAVNTVGGTMSGFQVSGAVNQARSVSGLQLSLVNVGGDVSGAQVGIVNVGKVVRGAQVGLINVAEEVHGAPVGLLSFVKQGQFHLELWSSDIHLTNVGVKLGGRHVYSTFVGGIDPTQRLQSFTLGFGLGVHIPLGTTRFWVDVDAVGHSVYLLRDPLEGNNLLAQARAMVGFQILPRLAVFAAPTYNVYFAFSPEERRDMTRFTPRELSLGGGGSMQYWPGIQLGLRI
- a CDS encoding BlaI/MecI/CopY family transcriptional regulator: MKKRTWEPLGRLETAVMDVVWARAPVTAREVCDRMTGAEERAYTTIMTTMDRLHRKGLLVREKDGLAWRYAPALGKVEFEKALADGLAAGILQAHGEVALSAFVDAAAEVDEGLLDQLAQLIAQRRKGRG
- a CDS encoding carboxylesterase/lipase family protein, with translation MRSGRPSVVSASSALMGLLACVLASGCAHIPRSENKARETQDQGPVIADTAQGQVRGATLDGIRVFKGIAYGGPTSGKNRFMPPTRPESWSGVKDALAFGPRCAQRSAIGANVAPEVISALVTPDTKEMSEDCLRLNIWTPNVADGGKRPVMVWLHGGGFVEGSGSAAMYDGTALAKRGDVVVVTLNHRLGVFGYLYPGAAAGEAWASSGNAGMLDIVAALQWVRDNIASFGGDPGNVTLFGESGGGMKVTLLLAMPAAQGLFHRAISQSGAMLKALAPEPAATQAGEVLAELGLKPGDFASLQELPVEKVLDAQTAVLKKNRGAFSFNSPFTPVADGTVLPGHPFTPEAPALSANVPLLIGTNKDEMTLFLYGQTSLMTDGMARMGIGRIAGEAAGPLFDHYRERLPDASAKEVLMTAGSDMFRASSLLVAERKAAQQAPVYVYQFDWETPVLDGKLKATHALEIPFVFDNVDLMPSLTGRAPELAGLADQMSTAWIFFARSGNPQHPGIPEWPAYDAQRRATMLFNLQSQVRSDPGREERLLWQSVFTK
- a CDS encoding TolC family protein; protein product: MAQPTLDESQYVERVLSVSLEARVAELEAALGRAEAVGVGLWPNPELGWERQKTTSGTREGESQDVLVASIPLVLSGRLGLEREAADQNARAAEARHEWARAGLRHEATRAFSAVLAARERRSILEQSLAELRRLAEAIATRERAGEAAGYDRLRIELEAATVRDALRGAVLDEQQAEAQALRLLGPGVTELPSFKGSLQVERPLPEGASLLAELEERRGDLRALALEASGAQAAQRAAGRGWIPEPSVRAGAQFLDVGLPGAGVGYVVGVGLPLPFFDRRQGEAARAEARRGLAEARRAALLHEARTRLAVVLEAVSGRRERQARHRTDVLGRAQELRQIAATAYRGGGAELLVLVDAERAAREALLTAVELAVSLVEAETDLLLLAGAYDGASPRSATR
- a CDS encoding acyl-CoA thioesterase, producing MSDAETANHYRYFLPITTRWMDNDAYGHINNVTYYSYFDTVANHYLIHEGGLDILASPVIGLVVESKCSYHAPLAYPDALRAGLRVDKLGNRSVTYGIGIFKQGEERAAAHGYFVHVFVDRHTRKAVAIPERLRAALERLLPA